One Panicum virgatum strain AP13 chromosome 3N, P.virgatum_v5, whole genome shotgun sequence DNA segment encodes these proteins:
- the LOC120665673 gene encoding signal peptidase complex catalytic subunit SEC11A-like isoform X1 yields MGFVGDTVESIRSMQIRQVLMQIISLGMIVTSALIIWKGLIVVTGSESPVVVVLSGSMEPGFKRGDILFLHMSKDPIRTGEIVVFNVDGREIPIVHRVIKVHERQDTAEVEILTKGDNNFGDDRLLYAHGQLWLQQHHIMGRAVGYLPYVGWVTIIMTEKPFIKYLLIGALGLLVITSKE; encoded by the exons ATGGGGTTCGTCGGCGACACGGTGGAGTCAATCCGCTCCATGCAGATCCGCCAAGTGCTCATGCAGATCATCAGCCTCG GTATGATTGTTACCTCAGCATTGATCATATGGAAGGGGTTGATAGTTGTGACAGGAAGCGAGTCTCCAGTTGTAGTGGTTCTCTCTGGTAGCATGGAGCCTGGATTTAAAAGG GGTGATATCCTGTTTTTGCACATGAGCAAAGATCCTATCCGCACAGGAGAAATAGTTGTTTTCAATGTTGAT GGCCGTGAGATTCCAATTGTTCACCGTGTGATTAAG GTCCATGAACGTCAGGATACTGCAGAAGTGGAAATCCTCACCAAAG GTGACAATAACTTTGGGGATGACCGATTATTATATGCACATGGACAGCTTTGGCTCCAGCAGCACCACATTATGGGGCGAGCTGTGGG CTATCTTCCATATGTTGGCTGGGTTACAATTATCATGACTGAGAAACCGTTTATTAAG TACCTGCTGATTGGCGCGCTGGGCCTGCTGGTCATAACATCAAAAGAGTAA
- the LOC120665673 gene encoding signal peptidase complex catalytic subunit SEC11C-like isoform X3 — protein sequence MIVTSALIIWKGLIVVTGSESPVVVVLSGSMEPGFKRGDILFLHMSKDPIRTGEIVVFNVDGREIPIVHRVIKVHERQDTAEVEILTKGDNNFGDDRLLYAHGQLWLQQHHIMGRAVGYLPYVGWVTIIMTEKPFIKYLLIGALGLLVITSKE from the exons ATGATTGTTACCTCAGCATTGATCATATGGAAGGGGTTGATAGTTGTGACAGGAAGCGAGTCTCCAGTTGTAGTGGTTCTCTCTGGTAGCATGGAGCCTGGATTTAAAAGG GGTGATATCCTGTTTTTGCACATGAGCAAAGATCCTATCCGCACAGGAGAAATAGTTGTTTTCAATGTTGAT GGCCGTGAGATTCCAATTGTTCACCGTGTGATTAAG GTCCATGAACGTCAGGATACTGCAGAAGTGGAAATCCTCACCAAAG GTGACAATAACTTTGGGGATGACCGATTATTATATGCACATGGACAGCTTTGGCTCCAGCAGCACCACATTATGGGGCGAGCTGTGGG CTATCTTCCATATGTTGGCTGGGTTACAATTATCATGACTGAGAAACCGTTTATTAAG TACCTGCTGATTGGCGCGCTGGGCCTGCTGGTCATAACATCAAAAGAGTAA
- the LOC120667743 gene encoding endo-1,4-beta-xylanase 3-like — protein MMRVVQPEGAGAAIEGGVIIHIYVTKILTISSRLDYSSSPATDADSDATTQVRKRDVVLQFGGGLPAGASVRVVQLDNAFPLGSCINGEVIRIPAFADFFTAHFDWAVFQNELKWSWTEPRRGQLSYAGADRLLDFCDRAGKPARGHCIFWAVDGDVQQWVRDVGGDRGQLAAAVGARLGGLLGRYAGRFPHLDVNNEMLHGRFFRDRLGDGAAARMFGEAARLDPAAALFVNDYNVECGGGDPRATPEKYVELIRGLRRGGARVGGVGLQGHVTHPVGEVICGALDTLAAATGLPVWITELDVCEPDDALRADDLEVVLREAFAHPAVEGVVLWGFMEGHMWRPDAALVHQDGTVNDAGRRFLDLRREWISDARGRGDDDGQFKFRGFHGTYVAQVATTAGKVLKAFTVDKGDAGTRLSCWT, from the exons ATGATGAGGGTGGTGCAGCCGGAGGGTGCTGGAGCCGCGATTGAGGGTG GTGTAATAATCCATATATATGTAACCAAAATTCTCACCATCTCATCACGTCTAGACTACTCCAGCAGTCCAGCTACGGACGCTGACAGTGACGCGACGACTCAGGTGCGCAAGCGTGACGTGGTCCTCCAGTTCGGCGGCGGCCTGCCGGCGGGCGCGTCCGTGCGCGTGGTCCAGCTGGACAACGCCTTCCCGCTGGGCAGCTGCATCAACGGCGAGGTCATCCGGATCCCGGCCTTCGCCGACTTCTTCACCGCCCACTTCGACTGGGCCGTCTTCCAGAACGAGCTCAAGTGGTCCTGGACGGAGCCGCGCCGCGGCCAGCTCAGCTACGCCGGCGCCGACCGCCTGCTCGACTTCTGCGACCGCGCCGGCAAGCCCGCGCGCGGGCACTGCATCTTCTGGGCCGTCGACGGCGACGTGCAGCAGTGGGTCagggacgtcggcggcgaccgcggccagctcgccgccgccgtgggggcGCGCCTCGGGGGCCTCCTCGGCCGCTACGCGGGGCGGTTCCCGCACCTCGACGTCAACAACGAGATGCTCCACGGCCGCTTCTTCCGCGACCgcctcggcgacggcgccgccgcgcgcatgttcggggaggcggcgcggctcgacccggccgccgcgctcttCGTCAACGACTACAACGtcgagtgcggcggcggcgacccccGCGCGACCCCGGAGAAGTACGTCGAGCTCATCCGCGgcctgcggcgcggcggcgcgcgggtgggCGGCGTCGGGCTGCAGGGCCACGTCACCCACCCCGTCGGGGAGGTCATCTGCGGCGCGCTCGacacgctcgccgccgccacgggcctCCCCGTGTGGATCACCGAGCTGGACGTGTGCGAGCCCGACGACGCGCTCCGCGCCGACGACCTCGAGGTGGTGCTCCGCGAGGCGTTCGCGCACCCGGCCGTGGAGGGCGTCGTGCTCTGGGGGTTCATGGAGGGGCACATGTGGCGACCCGACGCCGCCCTCGTCCACCAGGACGGCACCGTCAACGACGCCGGGCGGAGGTTCCTCGACCTGCGGAGGGAGTGGATCTCcgacgcgcgcggccgcggcgacgacgacgggcaGTTCAAGTTCAGGGGCTTCCACGGCACGTACGTGGCGCAGGTCGCCACGACCGCGGGGAAGGTGCTCAAGGCGTTCACCGTCGACAAAGGGGACGCGGGCACGCGGCTCTCGTGCTGGACATGA